One Bdellovibrio bacteriovorus str. Tiberius DNA segment encodes these proteins:
- the ybaK gene encoding Cys-tRNA(Pro) deacylase — translation MSDKDKFPVTLAIRELQKHDVQYTGHLFPYEEKGGTSHSSKELGVPEHHVIKTLIMENEKKEPLVVLMHGDLQVSTKQLARELGVKTISPCKPEVADRHSGYQVGGTSPFGTKREMPVYMEKTILDLDLIFINGGKRGFLVSMKPQEVQRLLQPTLVQVGVKAS, via the coding sequence ATGAGCGACAAAGACAAATTCCCCGTGACTCTGGCCATTCGTGAACTGCAGAAGCATGACGTGCAGTACACCGGACATCTTTTTCCCTATGAAGAAAAAGGCGGAACGTCTCACTCTTCAAAAGAGCTCGGTGTGCCCGAGCATCATGTGATCAAAACCCTGATTATGGAAAATGAAAAGAAAGAACCCCTTGTGGTTCTGATGCATGGGGATCTGCAGGTTTCCACCAAACAACTGGCGCGCGAACTGGGTGTGAAAACGATTTCACCTTGCAAGCCGGAAGTGGCGGACCGCCATTCGGGTTATCAGGTGGGTGGCACGTCGCCTTTTGGAACCAAGCGCGAGATGCCGGTGTATATGGAAAAAACCATTCTGGATCTGGATCTGATATTCATCAACGGGGGCAAGCGCGGATTCCTGGTTTCAATGAAGCCCCAGGAAGTGCAACGGCTTTTGCAGCCCACGTTGGTGCAGGTTGGTGTTAAAGCTTCTTGA
- a CDS encoding AlkZ-related protein, protein MSSTKKKAQMIKAINERGCLLVYPLENRKEPASLWSELYPRTKMRWEWDQDGDNRVVEMWVLREELSRSEEVIYAKWFRNRATFFSKEVYLNMLAYLGSSQGRIQLPRSSQEALDSFLLDSPQSTKVIKENLGWQGKLMESHYNRAMKPLWNYLFVVGYGEVQDSSFPSLNMAAAQNLFEDLWLQSQSINPDKAEAFLENKLGSDNPFFKYAQKMVKSSSQL, encoded by the coding sequence ATGAGTTCAACCAAGAAAAAAGCCCAGATGATAAAGGCAATCAACGAACGCGGATGCCTGTTGGTGTATCCGCTGGAAAACCGCAAAGAGCCCGCCAGTCTGTGGTCCGAACTTTACCCGCGCACGAAAATGCGCTGGGAATGGGACCAGGATGGTGACAACCGCGTGGTGGAAATGTGGGTTTTGCGTGAAGAGCTTTCGCGCAGTGAAGAAGTCATCTATGCCAAGTGGTTCCGCAACCGCGCGACTTTTTTCTCGAAAGAAGTTTATCTGAATATGCTGGCGTATCTGGGAAGCTCACAGGGGCGCATTCAGTTGCCGCGTTCCAGTCAGGAAGCTCTGGACAGTTTTTTACTGGATTCCCCGCAATCAACCAAGGTGATCAAGGAAAACCTGGGCTGGCAGGGCAAATTGATGGAAAGCCATTACAATCGGGCGATGAAGCCCCTGTGGAACTATCTGTTTGTGGTGGGTTATGGAGAAGTGCAGGATTCCAGCTTCCCGTCGTTGAATATGGCCGCGGCCCAAAATCTGTTTGAAGACCTGTGGCTGCAATCCCAAAGCATCAATCCAGACAAGGCGGAAGCTTTTTTGGAAAACAAGCTGGGCTCTGACAATCCGTTTTTCAAATACGCGCAGAAGATGGTGAAAAGCAGCTCTCAGCTTTAG
- a CDS encoding CapA family protein, with protein MQRHHFILLLISVLFIHTSGALAAPQVRFQTECQQGQDRIGLSFVGDILVHEALYRAVVNGTQHFNQIWRRTDPLMMKAHFSVGNLEGPAALGVDKRGKDHGDVGFIYDEVVYSGSNFSFNYHPRILSDLYRSGYDLLTVANNHSLDRSWLGIDKTIRAARNVGIPTVGIRMSSERSGAFHQIVSIEGFRVAFLGCTEMSNGHNDSKDQVLFCYKNPDKMVDLIKSITADSSVDALILLPHWGQEYKHSPDSRQKAFARRYLDAGVTAIIGSHPHVLQPWEKYVTKDGRETLVAYSLGNFVAGQAGLARKTGLVVYLGLARTGGRVKIFGASYTPTYRDGTEIYPVTKNQAVFDHVASMYGQERRLDVAGDLMTHLCTKSE; from the coding sequence ATGCAAAGACATCACTTCATTCTTCTTTTGATTTCGGTTCTTTTCATTCACACCTCAGGCGCGCTGGCGGCCCCGCAAGTCAGGTTTCAAACCGAGTGTCAGCAAGGGCAGGACCGCATAGGTCTGTCCTTTGTGGGCGACATTCTGGTGCATGAAGCCTTGTACCGGGCGGTCGTCAACGGCACTCAGCATTTCAATCAGATCTGGCGGCGCACGGACCCCTTGATGATGAAAGCCCATTTTTCAGTCGGGAATCTGGAAGGCCCTGCGGCCCTGGGGGTCGACAAGCGGGGCAAGGATCACGGGGACGTTGGTTTCATCTATGACGAGGTCGTGTATTCGGGGTCTAATTTTTCCTTTAACTATCATCCGCGCATTTTGTCGGATCTGTATCGTTCGGGTTACGATCTTTTGACGGTGGCCAATAATCATTCGCTGGATCGCAGTTGGCTGGGAATTGATAAAACCATCCGGGCCGCACGCAATGTCGGAATTCCCACGGTGGGAATTCGCATGTCATCAGAACGCAGCGGAGCTTTTCATCAGATTGTTTCTATCGAAGGCTTCCGCGTGGCCTTTTTGGGCTGTACAGAAATGAGCAACGGTCACAACGACAGCAAAGATCAGGTGCTGTTCTGTTATAAGAATCCGGACAAGATGGTTGATCTGATTAAAAGCATCACCGCGGATTCCAGTGTTGATGCGCTGATTCTGCTGCCGCACTGGGGGCAGGAATACAAGCATTCTCCGGATTCACGTCAGAAAGCCTTTGCGCGACGTTATCTTGACGCTGGCGTGACAGCGATCATTGGTTCGCATCCCCACGTGCTGCAGCCGTGGGAAAAATATGTCACCAAAGACGGGCGTGAAACTTTGGTGGCATATTCACTGGGGAACTTTGTGGCAGGCCAGGCAGGCCTGGCTCGCAAAACCGGGTTGGTGGTTTATCTGGGGCTGGCCCGAACCGGGGGGCGGGTGAAGATCTTTGGTGCTTCTTACACACCGACATATCGCGACGGTACCGAGATTTATCCGGTCACGAAAAATCAGGCGGTTTTTGATCACGTTGCAAGTATGTACGGTCAAGAGCGTCGCTTGGATGTTGCCGGGGACCTGATGACTCATCTGTGCACGAAAAGTGAATGA
- a CDS encoding ATP-binding protein, with product MSYEGGVRKLVEVIQNLSATRSLDEITKLVRTAARVIADADGATFVLKDGDFCFYADEDAISPLWKGQRFPLESCVSGWAMLHKETVIIEDIYRDERVPWDAYRPTFVKSMMMTPIRREAPIGAIGTYWKDQRVPTDEQRELLRALADSVSVSIENLNNYNDLQKRIEELKEANRSKDEFLMTVSHELRTPLNSIMGWAEILLEASPGDKDARLGLETIERNARNQTRIIEDLLDSSRILLGRFHMEKHPVDLVDVVNQAVDAVRLMAEKKDIHIEIVKGVATAMIQGDVERLKQIVNNLLINAIKFSHAKSRIEVAVIRQGPSFSVSVKDEGVGMDADFIPQAFERFRQADGSTTRKFGGLGLGLSISRHLVEAHQGTIIARSEGTGKGSEFSFSIPAWNKQGEIVNEAATMAPSRNTKPLQGAHILVVDDDKDSLQVMETVLRINGADVVAADSVEEALLSQGVFDLIVCDLSMPGEDGFSFAHRIRAGETRFSRQVPMIALTAFVDKGSETKALGEGFDSFMGKPFAVPQLIRSLVELNSANYTHSRSDCG from the coding sequence ATGTCCTATGAGGGCGGTGTAAGAAAGCTTGTGGAAGTGATTCAGAACTTGTCTGCGACCCGGTCTTTGGATGAAATCACAAAGCTGGTGCGGACCGCGGCTCGGGTGATTGCCGATGCAGACGGAGCCACGTTTGTTTTAAAAGACGGGGATTTCTGTTTCTATGCCGATGAGGACGCCATCAGTCCCTTGTGGAAGGGGCAGCGCTTTCCGCTGGAATCCTGCGTTTCTGGCTGGGCCATGCTGCACAAAGAAACGGTGATCATCGAAGACATCTATCGCGACGAACGCGTTCCCTGGGACGCCTATCGTCCGACCTTTGTTAAAAGCATGATGATGACCCCCATTCGACGGGAAGCCCCCATCGGGGCTATCGGCACCTACTGGAAAGACCAAAGAGTTCCCACCGACGAGCAGCGCGAACTGTTGCGAGCTTTGGCAGATTCGGTTTCGGTCAGTATCGAGAATCTGAACAACTATAATGATCTGCAAAAACGCATTGAAGAACTGAAAGAAGCCAATCGCTCCAAAGATGAGTTCCTGATGACCGTGTCCCACGAACTGCGCACACCTTTGAATTCCATTATGGGCTGGGCCGAAATTCTGCTGGAGGCAAGTCCCGGGGACAAGGATGCGCGACTGGGTCTTGAAACCATCGAACGCAATGCGCGCAATCAGACCCGCATTATCGAGGACCTGCTGGATTCATCCCGCATTCTGCTGGGACGTTTTCACATGGAAAAACATCCGGTCGATCTGGTTGATGTGGTAAATCAGGCCGTGGATGCCGTTCGGCTGATGGCCGAAAAAAAGGACATCCATATCGAGATCGTCAAAGGTGTTGCGACCGCCATGATTCAAGGGGATGTCGAGCGTCTGAAGCAAATCGTCAATAATCTGCTGATCAATGCCATCAAATTTTCACACGCCAAAAGCCGCATTGAAGTGGCCGTGATTCGTCAGGGGCCAAGCTTTTCCGTGTCGGTGAAAGATGAAGGCGTGGGGATGGATGCAGACTTCATTCCCCAGGCTTTTGAAAGATTCCGTCAGGCCGATGGTTCGACCACGCGAAAATTTGGCGGTTTGGGTTTAGGGCTTTCAATTTCCCGACACTTGGTGGAAGCGCATCAAGGCACGATCATCGCGCGCAGCGAGGGCACAGGCAAAGGCTCGGAGTTCTCATTTTCAATTCCCGCCTGGAACAAGCAGGGTGAAATCGTCAATGAGGCGGCCACGATGGCGCCATCGCGCAACACCAAACCTTTGCAAGGGGCTCATATTCTGGTGGTGGATGATGATAAAGACTCACTTCAGGTGATGGAAACGGTCTTAAGAATCAACGGCGCAGATGTTGTGGCGGCAGATTCGGTCGAGGAAGCCCTGCTGTCTCAAGGAGTGTTCGATCTGATTGTGTGTGATCTGAGTATGCCCGGTGAAGATGGGTTTTCCTTCGCGCATCGGATACGCGCCGGGGAAACACGCTTTTCCCGACAGGTTCCGATGATTGCCCTGACGGCGTTTGTGGATAAAGGCAGCGAAACCAAGGCCTTGGGCGAAGGGTTTGACTCTTTTATGGGGAAACCTTTTGCCGTGCCTCAGTTGATTCGCAGTCTGGTGGAACTTAACAGTGCGAACTATACGCATTCGCGCAGTGATTGTGGCTGA
- the mtgA gene encoding monofunctional biosynthetic peptidoglycan transglycosylase → MRNRWQTLRKWILKAVLLFLVSTLGFVLLYRFVPVPLTPLMVIRSVSSVWGEEFVGIHKDWVPLEEISPSVQKAVLKAEDYRFFEHNGFDFDAIEKAMKYNKTHKRKKGASTITQQTAKNVFLWPQRDWVRKGFEAYFTILIEFTWPKERIMEVYLNVIELGPGVYGVEAASQKYFKRSARNINPYQASLIAAVLPNPRRFRIDRPSNYVVGRQRRILNRVAPAIPKAADASVLDFLDLKFDSEEDESAN, encoded by the coding sequence ATGCGCAATCGTTGGCAAACTCTTAGAAAATGGATCTTGAAAGCAGTGCTGCTTTTTTTGGTGAGCACTCTGGGATTCGTTTTGCTGTATCGCTTCGTTCCGGTGCCGTTGACGCCACTGATGGTGATTCGTTCGGTCAGTTCGGTGTGGGGTGAAGAGTTTGTCGGCATTCACAAGGACTGGGTTCCGCTGGAAGAGATTTCGCCCTCTGTTCAAAAGGCTGTGCTGAAGGCCGAGGACTATCGCTTCTTTGAACATAACGGTTTTGACTTTGACGCCATTGAAAAGGCGATGAAGTACAACAAAACCCACAAGCGTAAAAAAGGTGCCAGCACCATCACTCAGCAGACGGCCAAGAATGTGTTTTTGTGGCCTCAGCGTGACTGGGTTCGCAAAGGTTTTGAAGCTTACTTTACCATTCTGATTGAATTCACCTGGCCCAAAGAACGCATCATGGAAGTTTATCTGAATGTGATCGAGCTGGGCCCCGGAGTTTACGGAGTCGAAGCGGCTTCACAGAAATACTTCAAGCGCAGTGCCCGCAACATCAATCCGTATCAGGCGTCTTTGATTGCGGCGGTGTTGCCAAATCCCCGCCGCTTCCGTATTGATCGCCCTTCCAACTATGTTGTCGGCCGTCAGCGCCGCATTTTGAATCGTGTGGCTCCGGCCATTCCCAAAGCGGCCGATGCTTCTGTGCTGGACTTCCTGGATCTGAAGTTTGACAGCGAAGAAGACGAATCCGCCAACTAA